The following proteins are co-located in the Dromiciops gliroides isolate mDroGli1 chromosome 2, mDroGli1.pri, whole genome shotgun sequence genome:
- the MRPS5 gene encoding 28S ribosomal protein S5, mitochondrial, with amino-acid sequence MAAAVVVRAGSRFPVSWAAGTGSLWTRQLYPTALPAISSFTSRVPPCNGSLALQGARSHHHTSLAHALQTQCCISAPSRLLGQQHRHYSFFTKLTADELWKGALAESGAGARKGRGKRNKKKRKKDLNKGQIIGEGRSGFLWPGLNAPVLKHGVVQGVGQRGKEEQERLQADMIQKRDEWDKKKKKRIKRERGWTGSSWGGISLGPPDPGPNGETYEDFDTRILEVRSVFNMTAKEGRKKSVRALVVVGNGKGAAGFAVGKAPDRISAFRKAKNRAIHYLHYIERYEDHTIYHDISLTFKKTHIKMKQQPRGHGLRCHRAIITICRLIGIKDLYAKVTGSVNLINITRGVFRALSKQETHQQLAEKQSLHVIEFREECGPLPIVVASPQGAVRKEPEPEDEVPDTKLDWDEIRMSQGLKNSVWANLKRAAS; translated from the exons ATGGCGGCGGCCGTGGTTGTGCGGGCTGGCAGCCGGTTTCCAGTGTCTTGGGCTGCGGGGACAG GCTCTTTGTGGACAAGGCAGCTTTATCCAACTGCCTTacctgcaatttccagttttaCATCGAGGGTCCCCCCTTGCAATG GTAGTTTAGCATTGCAAGGAGCCAGGAGTCATCATCATACCAGCTTGGCCCATGCTCTCCAGACTCAGTGTTGTATTTCTGCTCCTAGCAGATTGCTAGGACAACAACACAGACACTACAGTTTCTTCACCAAGT TGACAGCAGATGAGTTGTGGAAAGGGGCCTTAGCTGAATCTGGTGCCGGagcaaggaaaggaagaggaaaaaggaacaagaagaaaaggaagaaggaccTAAACAAGGGCCAGATTATTGGTGAAG GACGCTCTGGTTTTCTCTGGCCCGGTTTGAATGCCCCTGTTTTAAAACATGGGGTGGTTCAGGGAGTTGGCCAAAGAGGCAAAGAAGAACAGGAGAGGCTACAAGCTGACATGATCCAGAAGAGAGATGAatgggacaaaaagaaaaaaaagaggattaaacGGGAAAGAGGCTGGACTGGAAGCTCTTGGGGAGGAATCAGTTTAGGACCCCCAGATCCTGGTCCTAATGGAG AAACTTATGAAGATTTCGATACCAGAATACTCGAG GTACGAAGTGTTTTTAATATGacagcaaaagaaggaaggaagaagtcagTGCGGGCCCTTGTGGTAGTTGGGAATGGAAAAGGAGCTGCAG gttttGCTGTGGGAAAAGCTCCTGATCGGATCAGTGCTTTCAGAAAA GCAAAGAATAGAGCAATTCATTATTTGCATTACATAGAAAGATATGAAGACCACACAA TTTACCATGATATTTCTTTAACATTTAAGAAAACACACATCAAGATGAAGCAGCAGCCCAGAG gtcatgGTCTTCGTTGTCATCGAGCCATTATTACAATTTGCAGACTAATTGGAATTAAAGATTTGTATGCAAAGGTTACTGGGTCTGTCAATTTAATTAATATAACCAGAGGAGTCTTCCGTGCATTATCAAAACAG GAAACTCATCAGCAGCTGGCCGAGAAGCAAAGCCTTCATGTCATTGAATTCCGGGAGGAATGTGGTCCTCTGCCTATAGTGGTCGCCTCTCCTCAAGGAGCAGTTAGAAAAGAGCCTGAGCCTGAAGATGAGGTGCCAGATACCAAATTAGACTGGGATGAAATCAGGATGAGTCAAGGACTGAAAAACTCAGTCTGGGCGAACTTAAAGAGAGCTGCATCCTGA
- the LOC122742405 gene encoding tetratricopeptide repeat protein 1-like: protein MEVNMGEKAEDSKPPEDLFNGLKVTDPQESECASPLVSSLKDEYIHSKVLKDVQDQGEDECFRDCIDSFEDKEDPSVEESKDKLDDDVNPSELEEEYLLSLEKDMPDDEKQKRREESTRLKEEGNEQFKKGEYVEAESSYSRALQTCPACYQKDRSVLFSNRAAARMKQDKKDAAINDCSKAIELNPSYIRAILRRAELYEKTDKLDEALEDYKSVLEKDPSIYQAGEACMRLPKQIEERNEKLKAEMLGKLKDLGNLVLRPFGLSTENFQIKQDSSTGSYSINFVQNPNNNNR, encoded by the coding sequence ATGGAAGTCAACATGGGGGAGAAAGCAGAAGATTCTAAGCCTCCGGAGGACTTGTTCAATGGTTTAAAGGTTACTGATCCCCAGGAATCAGAGTGTGCTAGCCCCTTGGTGTCTAGTTTAAAAGATGAGTATATTCACAGCAAAGTACTAAAGGATGTTCAGGACCAGGGAGAAGATGAGTGTTTTCGTGACTGTATTGACTCATTTGAAGACAAGGAGGATCCAAGTGTGGAAGAATCAAAAGACAAACTGGATGATGATGTGAATCCCTCAGAACTAGAGGAAGAATATCTACTGAGTTTGGAAAAAGATATGCCAGAtgatgaaaaacagaaaagaagagaagagagcacaagactaaaggaagaagggaatgaacAGTTTAAGAAAGGAGAATATGTAGAAGCAGAAAGTTCTTACAGCCGAGCTCTTCAGACTTGCCCTGCCTGCTATCAAAAAGACAGATCGGTTCTATTTTCAAACCGAGCTGCTGCAAGGATGAAACAGGACAAGAAAGATGCTGCTATCAATGACTGCAGCAAAGCAATTGAATTAAATCCCAGTTATATCAGAGCAATATTGAGGAGAGCAgaattatatgagaaaactgacaaGCTAGATGAAGCCCTGGAAGATTATAAATCTGTTCTAGAAAAAGATCCATCAATATACCAAGCAGGAGAGGCTTGCATGAGATTACCTAAGCAAATTGAAGAACGGAATGAAAAACTAAAGGCAGAGATGTTAGGTAAATTAAAAGATCTTGGGAACTTGGTTCTCCGACCTTTTGGACTATCCACAGAAAACTTCCAGATCAAGCAAGATTCTTCAACTGGTTCCTACTCTATTAATTTTGTTCAAAatccaaataacaacaacagataa